Proteins encoded within one genomic window of Pongo pygmaeus isolate AG05252 chromosome 6, NHGRI_mPonPyg2-v2.0_pri, whole genome shotgun sequence:
- the MBLAC1 gene encoding metallo-beta-lactamase domain-containing protein 1 isoform X2, whose amino-acid sequence MRTEPLLGASPLLVPGDPYSVVVLLQGYADPEGVGDAVRADGSVTLVLPQTRGPASSHRESPRGSGGAEAALEEAARGPILVDTGGPWAQEALLGALAGQGVAPGDVTLVVGTHGHSDHIGNLGLFPGAALLVSHDFCLPGGRYLPHGLGEGQPLRLGPGLEVWATPGHGGQRDVSVVVAGTALGTVVVAGDVFERDGDEDSWQALSEDPAAQERSRRRVLVVADVVVPGHGPPFRVLREASQPETEGGGNSQQQPAVGDEEPALHYSAPRGTALLSGKP is encoded by the coding sequence ATGCGGACCGAGCCGCTGCTCGGGGCATCCCCTCTGCTGGTGCCCGGCGACCCCTACTCCGTGGTGGTTCTGCTGCAGGGCTACGCGGATCCCGAGGGGGTGGGCGACGCCGTGCGCGCCGACGGCTCCGTGACCCTGGTCCTACCCCAGACCCGGGGCCCGGCCTCCAGCCACCGAGAGTCCCCGCGCGGGAGTGGCGGCGCAGAGGCCGCCCTGGAGGAGGCGGCCCGTGGCCCCATCCTGGTGGACACCGGGGGCCCCTGGGCTCAGGAGGCGCTGCTGGGGGCGCTGGCGGGGCAGGGCGTGGCCCCGGGAGACGTGACGCTAGTGGTGGGGACTCATGGGCACTCGGATCACATCGGGAACTTGGGGCTGTTCCCAGGCGCGGCTCTGCTGGTCTCGCACGACTTCTGCCTCCCCGGAGGCCGCTACCTGCCCCACGGGCTGGGTGAGGGGCAGCCCCTGCGCCTGGGCCCGGGGCTCGAGGTATGGGCCACGCCGGGCCACGGGGGCCAGCGCGACGTGAGCGTGGTGGTGGCCGGCACGGCTCTGGGCACCGTGGTGGTGGCGGGAGATGTGTTTGAGCGAGATGGGGACGAGGATTCGTGGCAGGCACTGAGTGAAGACCCCGCAGCCCAGGAGCGGAGCCGGAGGAGGGTCCTGGTTGTTGCCGACGTGGTCGTACCTGGTCACGGTCCCCCCTTTCGAGTGCTAAGGGAAGCCTCGCAGCCCGAGACGGAGGGTGGAGGGAACAGCCAGCAGCAGCCGGCGGTCGGAGACGAGGAGCCAGCCCTGCACTACTCAGCCCCGAGAGGGACTGCACTCTTGTCAGGGAAGCCCTAA
- the MBLAC1 gene encoding metallo-beta-lactamase domain-containing protein 1 isoform X3, producing the protein MGPVRLGILLFLFLAVHEAWAGMPKEEDDDTERLPSKCEVCKLLSTELQAELSRTGRSREVLELGQVLDTGKRKRHVPYSVSETRLEEALENLCERILDYSVHAERKGSLRYAKGQSQTMATLKGLVQKGVKVDLGIPLELWDEPSVEVTYLKKQCETMLEEFEDIVGDWYFHHQEQPLQNFLCEGHVLPAAETACLQETWTGKEIKDGEEKTEGGEEQEEEEEEQEEEEEEEEEEEEGGDKMTKTGGHPKLDREDL; encoded by the exons ATGGGACCTGTGCGGTTGGGAatattgcttttcctttttttggccGTGCACGAGGCTTGGGCTGGGATGCCGAAGGAGGAGGACGATGACACAGAACGCTTGCCCAGCAAATGCGAAG TGTGTAAGCTGCTGAGTACAGAGCTACAGGCAGAGCTGAGTCGCACCGGTCGATCTCGAGAGGTGCTGGAGCTGGGGCAGGTGCTGGACACAGGCAAGAGGAAGAGACACGTGCCTTACAGCGTTTC agaGACAAGGCTGGAAGAGGCCTTAGAGAATTTATGTGAGCGGATCCTGGACTATAGTGTTCACGCTGAGCGCAAGGGCTCACTGAGATATGCCAAG GGTCAGAGTCAGACCATGGCAACACTGAAAGGCCTAGTGCAGAAGGGGGTGAAGGTGGATCTGGGGATCCCTCTGGAGCTGTGGGATGAGCCCAGCGTGGAGGTCACATACCTCAAGAAGCAG TGTGAGACCATGTTGGAGGAGTTTGAAGACATTGTGGGAGACTGGTACTTCCACCATCAGGAGCAGCCCCTACAAAATTTTCTCTGTGAAGGTCATGTGCTCCCAGCTGCTGAAACTG CGTGTCTTCAGGAAACTTGGACTGGAAAGGAGATCAAAGATggggaagagaaaacagaagggggggaagagcaggaggaagaggaggaagagcaggaggaggaggaggaagaggaagaggaggaagaagaagggggaGACAAGATGACCAAGACAGGGGGCCACCCCAAACTTGACCGAGAAGATCTTTGA
- the MBLAC1 gene encoding metallo-beta-lactamase domain-containing protein 1 isoform X1: MGPVRLGILLFLFLAVHEAWAGMPKEEDDDTERLPSKCEVCKLLSTELQAELSRTGRSREVLELGQVLDTGKRKRHVPYSVSETRLEEALENLCERILDYSVHAERKGSLRYAKGQSQTMATLKGLVQKGVKVDLGIPLELWDEPSVEVTYLKKQCKEVARVVGRRTTRRLEPRQPPLAHGEGAGTTATSAARLRSPYLGTRELAEDKLPPAFSISALFSSEARPSRGPSPSLPARSSLMRTEPLLGASPLLVPGDPYSVVVLLQGYADPEGVGDAVRADGSVTLVLPQTRGPASSHRESPRGSGGAEAALEEAARGPILVDTGGPWAQEALLGALAGQGVAPGDVTLVVGTHGHSDHIGNLGLFPGAALLVSHDFCLPGGRYLPHGLGEGQPLRLGPGLEVWATPGHGGQRDVSVVVAGTALGTVVVAGDVFERDGDEDSWQALSEDPAAQERSRRRVLVVADVVVPGHGPPFRVLREASQPETEGGGNSQQQPAVGDEEPALHYSAPRGTALLSGKP, encoded by the exons ATGGGACCTGTGCGGTTGGGAatattgcttttcctttttttggccGTGCACGAGGCTTGGGCTGGGATGCCGAAGGAGGAGGACGATGACACAGAACGCTTGCCCAGCAAATGCGAAG TGTGTAAGCTGCTGAGTACAGAGCTACAGGCAGAGCTGAGTCGCACCGGTCGATCTCGAGAGGTGCTGGAGCTGGGGCAGGTGCTGGACACAGGCAAGAGGAAGAGACACGTGCCTTACAGCGTTTC agaGACAAGGCTGGAAGAGGCCTTAGAGAATTTATGTGAGCGGATCCTGGACTATAGTGTTCACGCTGAGCGCAAGGGCTCACTGAGATATGCCAAG GGTCAGAGTCAGACCATGGCAACACTGAAAGGCCTAGTGCAGAAGGGGGTGAAGGTGGATCTGGGGATCCCTCTGGAGCTGTGGGATGAGCCCAGCGTGGAGGTCACATACCTCAAGAAGCAG TGCAAAGAAGTTGCTCGGGTTGTGGGGCGGAGAACCACCAGGAGGCTGGAGCCCAGGCAGCCTCCTCTGGCACACGGTGAAGGCGCCGGAACTACGGCTACTTCCGCGGCGCGGCTTCGGTCGCCATATCTGGGTACACGGGAACTCGCAGAGGACAAACTCCCACCCGCGTTTTCGATTTCTGCGCTTTTCTCGAGTGAGGCAAGACCTAGCAGAGGCCCAAG CCCGTCCCTCCCTGCCAGGAGCAGCCTCATGCGGACCGAGCCGCTGCTCGGGGCATCCCCTCTGCTGGTGCCCGGCGACCCCTACTCCGTGGTGGTTCTGCTGCAGGGCTACGCGGATCCCGAGGGGGTGGGCGACGCCGTGCGCGCCGACGGCTCCGTGACCCTGGTCCTACCCCAGACCCGGGGCCCGGCCTCCAGCCACCGAGAGTCCCCGCGCGGGAGTGGCGGCGCAGAGGCCGCCCTGGAGGAGGCGGCCCGTGGCCCCATCCTGGTGGACACCGGGGGCCCCTGGGCTCAGGAGGCGCTGCTGGGGGCGCTGGCGGGGCAGGGCGTGGCCCCGGGAGACGTGACGCTAGTGGTGGGGACTCATGGGCACTCGGATCACATCGGGAACTTGGGGCTGTTCCCAGGCGCGGCTCTGCTGGTCTCGCACGACTTCTGCCTCCCCGGAGGCCGCTACCTGCCCCACGGGCTGGGTGAGGGGCAGCCCCTGCGCCTGGGCCCGGGGCTCGAGGTATGGGCCACGCCGGGCCACGGGGGCCAGCGCGACGTGAGCGTGGTGGTGGCCGGCACGGCTCTGGGCACCGTGGTGGTGGCGGGAGATGTGTTTGAGCGAGATGGGGACGAGGATTCGTGGCAGGCACTGAGTGAAGACCCCGCAGCCCAGGAGCGGAGCCGGAGGAGGGTCCTGGTTGTTGCCGACGTGGTCGTACCTGGTCACGGTCCCCCCTTTCGAGTGCTAAGGGAAGCCTCGCAGCCCGAGACGGAGGGTGGAGGGAACAGCCAGCAGCAGCCGGCGGTCGGAGACGAGGAGCCAGCCCTGCACTACTCAGCCCCGAGAGGGACTGCACTCTTGTCAGGGAAGCCCTAA
- the LAMTOR4 gene encoding ragulator complex protein LAMTOR4 isoform X2 — protein MTSALTQGLERIPDQLGYLVLSEGAVLASSGDLENDEQAASAISELVSTACGFRLHRGMNVPFKRLSVVFGEHTLLVTVSGQRVFVVKRQNRGREPIDV, from the exons ATG ACTTCTGCACTGACCCAGGGTTTGGAGCGAATCCCAGACCAGCTCGGCTACCTGGTACTGAGTGAAGGTGCAGTGCTGGCG TCATCTGGGGACCTGGAGAATGACGAGCAGGCAGCCAGTGCCATCTCTGAGCTGGTCAGCACAGCCTGCGGTTTCCGGCTGCACCGCGGCATGAATGTGCCCTTCAAGCGCCTGTCTG TGGTCTTTGGAGAACACACACTGCTGGTGACGGTGTCAGGACAGAGGGTGTTTGTGGTGAAGAGGCAGAACCGAGGTCGGGAGCCCATTGATGTCTGA
- the LAMTOR4 gene encoding ragulator complex protein LAMTOR4 isoform X3, translating into MRERTRRGFRVSAPQSTSALTQGLERIPDQLGYLVLSEGAVLASSGDLENDEQAASAISELVSTACGFRLHRGMNVPFKRLSGVSLLQWSLENTHCW; encoded by the exons ATGCGCGAGAGGACCCGCCGAGGGTTCCGAGTCTCTGCTCCCCAATCT ACTTCTGCACTGACCCAGGGTTTGGAGCGAATCCCAGACCAGCTCGGCTACCTGGTACTGAGTGAAGGTGCAGTGCTGGCG TCATCTGGGGACCTGGAGAATGACGAGCAGGCAGCCAGTGCCATCTCTGAGCTGGTCAGCACAGCCTGCGGTTTCCGGCTGCACCGCGGCATGAATGTGCCCTTCAAGCGCCTGTCTG GTGTGTCTCTCCTCCAGTGGTCTTTGGAGAACACACACTGCTGGTGA
- the TRAPPC14 gene encoding trafficking protein particle complex subunit 14 isoform X2 translates to MPDGSVLLVDNVCHQSGEVSMGSFCRLPGTSGCFPCPLNALEEHNFLFQLRGGEQPPPGAKEGLEVPLIAVVQWSTPKLPFTQSIYTHYRLPSVRLDRPCFVMTASCESPVRTYERFTVTYTLLNNLQDFLAVRLVWTPEHAQAGKQLCEEERRAMQAALDSIVCHTPLNNLGFSRKGSALTFSVGFQALRTGLFELSQHMKLKLQFTASVSHPPPEARPLSRKSSPSSPAVRDLVERHQASLGRSQSFSHQQPSRSHLMRSGSVMERRAITPPVASPVGRPLYLPPDKAVLSLDKIAKRECKVLVVEPVK, encoded by the exons ATGCCGGATGGCTCTGTGCTGCTGGTGGACAATGTCTG TCACCAGTCTGGGGAAGTCTCCATGGGCTCCTTCTGCCGCCTACCCGGGACCTCTGGCTGCTTCCCCTGCCCGCTGAATGCCCTGGAGGAACACAACTTCCTGTTTCAGCTGAGAGGGGGTGAGCAGCCCCCTCCAGGGGCCAAGGAG GGCCTGGAAGTTCCCCTGATTGCTGTGGTTCAGTGGTCCACCCCAAAGCTGCCCTTCACTCAGAGCATCTACACCCACTACCG ccTGCCCAGTGTCCGCCTGGACCGCCCGTGTTTCGTGATGACCGCTTCTTGTGAGTCCCCTGTTCGCACCTATGAGCGTTTCACTGTCACCTACACGCTGCTTAACAATCTCCAAGACTTCCTTGCTGTGAGGCTCGTGTGGACCCCGGAGCATGCGCAGGCTG GAAAGCAGCTGTGTGAGGAGGAGCGCCGGGCCATGCAGGCTGCCCTGGACTCCATCGTCTGCCACACGCCCCTCAACAACCTTGGCTTTTCCCGGAAGGGCAGCGCGCTCACCTTCAGTGTGGGCTTCCAAGCTCTGAGGACGGGGCTCTTCGAG CTAAGCCAGCACATGAAACTGAAGCTGCAGTTCACCGCCAGCGTGTCCCACCCTCCACCCGAGGCCCGGCCCCTCTCCCGCAAGAGCAGCCCTAGCAGCCCTGCTGTCCGGGACTTGGTGGAGAGGCATCAGGCTAGCCTGGGCCGCTCCCAGTCCTTCTCCCACCAGCAGCCTTCCCGAAGCCACCTCATGAG GTCAGGCAGTGTGATGGAGCGCAGGGCCATCACGCCCCCCGTGGCCTCTCCTGTTGGCCGCCCCCTCTACCTGCCCCCGGACAAGGCTGTATTGTCTCTGGACAAGATTGCCAAGCGCGAGTGCAAGGTCCTGGTGGTGGAACCCGTCAAGTAG
- the LAMTOR4 gene encoding ragulator complex protein LAMTOR4 isoform X4 gives MTSALTQGLERIPDQLGYLVLSEGAVLASSGDLENDEQAASAISELVSTACGFRLHRGMNVPFKRLSGVSLLQWSLENTHCW, from the exons ATG ACTTCTGCACTGACCCAGGGTTTGGAGCGAATCCCAGACCAGCTCGGCTACCTGGTACTGAGTGAAGGTGCAGTGCTGGCG TCATCTGGGGACCTGGAGAATGACGAGCAGGCAGCCAGTGCCATCTCTGAGCTGGTCAGCACAGCCTGCGGTTTCCGGCTGCACCGCGGCATGAATGTGCCCTTCAAGCGCCTGTCTG GTGTGTCTCTCCTCCAGTGGTCTTTGGAGAACACACACTGCTGGTGA
- the LAMTOR4 gene encoding ragulator complex protein LAMTOR4 isoform X1, whose amino-acid sequence MRERTRRGFRVSAPQSTSALTQGLERIPDQLGYLVLSEGAVLASSGDLENDEQAASAISELVSTACGFRLHRGMNVPFKRLSVVFGEHTLLVTVSGQRVFVVKRQNRGREPIDV is encoded by the exons ATGCGCGAGAGGACCCGCCGAGGGTTCCGAGTCTCTGCTCCCCAATCT ACTTCTGCACTGACCCAGGGTTTGGAGCGAATCCCAGACCAGCTCGGCTACCTGGTACTGAGTGAAGGTGCAGTGCTGGCG TCATCTGGGGACCTGGAGAATGACGAGCAGGCAGCCAGTGCCATCTCTGAGCTGGTCAGCACAGCCTGCGGTTTCCGGCTGCACCGCGGCATGAATGTGCCCTTCAAGCGCCTGTCTG TGGTCTTTGGAGAACACACACTGCTGGTGACGGTGTCAGGACAGAGGGTGTTTGTGGTGAAGAGGCAGAACCGAGGTCGGGAGCCCATTGATGTCTGA
- the TRAPPC14 gene encoding trafficking protein particle complex subunit 14 isoform X1 — translation MESQCDYSMYFPAVPLPPRAELAGDPGRYRALPRRNHLYLGETVRFLLVLRCRGGAGSGAGGGPGLGSRGAWAELATALAALASVSAGGGMPGGGGGAGDQDSEPPGGGDPGGGGLFRGCSPLLTHGPGPATSGGATTLPVEEPIVSTDEVIFPLTVSLDRLPPGTPKAKIVVTVWKREVEAPEVRDQGYLRLLQTRSPGETFRGEQSAFKAQVSTLLTLLPPPVLRCRQFTVAGKHLTVLKVLNSSSQEEISIWDIRILPNFNASYLPVMPDGSVLLVDNVCHQSGEVSMGSFCRLPGTSGCFPCPLNALEEHNFLFQLRGGEQPPPGAKEGLEVPLIAVVQWSTPKLPFTQSIYTHYRLPSVRLDRPCFVMTASCESPVRTYERFTVTYTLLNNLQDFLAVRLVWTPEHAQAGKQLCEEERRAMQAALDSIVCHTPLNNLGFSRKGSALTFSVGFQALRTGLFELSQHMKLKLQFTASVSHPPPEARPLSRKSSPSSPAVRDLVERHQASLGRSQSFSHQQPSRSHLMRSGSVMERRAITPPVASPVGRPLYLPPDKAVLSLDKIAKRECKVLVVEPVK, via the exons ATGGAGTCCCAGTGCGACTACTCGATGTACTTCCCGGCCGTGCCGCTGCCGCCGCGCGCGGAGCTGGCAGGGGATCCGGGCCGGTACCGGGCGCTGCCCCGGCGCAACCATCTGTACTTGGGGGAGACTGTCCGCTTTCTGCTGGTGTTGCGCTGCCGGGGCGGTGCGGGGTCCGGCGCCGGGGGCGGCCCGGGCTTGGGCTCCAGAGGAGCCTGGGCAGAACTGGCAACCGCCCTGGCCGCTCTGGCCTCGGTCAGCGCCGGAGGCGGGATGccggggggcggcggcggcgccggCGACCAGGATTCGGAGCCCCCAGGGGGAGGGgatcctgggggtgggggtttgTTCCGAGGCTGCAGCCCCCTTCTCACCCACGGCCCGGGCCCTGCTACCTCAGGGGGAGCGACCACG CTGCCTGTGGAGGAACCGATTGTGTCCACAGATGAGGTCATCTTCCCACTCACCGTTTCACTGGATAGACTGCCCCCAGGGACACCTAAGGCCAAG ATTGTAGTGACTGTGTGGAagcgggaggttgaggcaccagAGGTCAGAGATCAAGGCTACCTGCGATTGCTGCAGACCCGATCTCCTGGGGAGACTTTCCGGGGCGAGCAGAGCGCTTTCAAGGCCCAAG TGAGCACGCTGCTGACTCTGCTGCCCCCTCCGGTTCTGAGATGCCGGCAGTTCACTGTGGCTGGAAAACACTTGACCGTACTCAAGG TGCTGAACAGCTCCTCTCAGGAGGAAATCTCCATCTGGGATATCCGAATCCTCCCCAACTTCAATGCCAGTTATCTACCTGTCATGCCGGATGGCTCTGTGCTGCTGGTGGACAATGTCTG TCACCAGTCTGGGGAAGTCTCCATGGGCTCCTTCTGCCGCCTACCCGGGACCTCTGGCTGCTTCCCCTGCCCGCTGAATGCCCTGGAGGAACACAACTTCCTGTTTCAGCTGAGAGGGGGTGAGCAGCCCCCTCCAGGGGCCAAGGAG GGCCTGGAAGTTCCCCTGATTGCTGTGGTTCAGTGGTCCACCCCAAAGCTGCCCTTCACTCAGAGCATCTACACCCACTACCG ccTGCCCAGTGTCCGCCTGGACCGCCCGTGTTTCGTGATGACCGCTTCTTGTGAGTCCCCTGTTCGCACCTATGAGCGTTTCACTGTCACCTACACGCTGCTTAACAATCTCCAAGACTTCCTTGCTGTGAGGCTCGTGTGGACCCCGGAGCATGCGCAGGCTG GAAAGCAGCTGTGTGAGGAGGAGCGCCGGGCCATGCAGGCTGCCCTGGACTCCATCGTCTGCCACACGCCCCTCAACAACCTTGGCTTTTCCCGGAAGGGCAGCGCGCTCACCTTCAGTGTGGGCTTCCAAGCTCTGAGGACGGGGCTCTTCGAG CTAAGCCAGCACATGAAACTGAAGCTGCAGTTCACCGCCAGCGTGTCCCACCCTCCACCCGAGGCCCGGCCCCTCTCCCGCAAGAGCAGCCCTAGCAGCCCTGCTGTCCGGGACTTGGTGGAGAGGCATCAGGCTAGCCTGGGCCGCTCCCAGTCCTTCTCCCACCAGCAGCCTTCCCGAAGCCACCTCATGAG GTCAGGCAGTGTGATGGAGCGCAGGGCCATCACGCCCCCCGTGGCCTCTCCTGTTGGCCGCCCCCTCTACCTGCCCCCGGACAAGGCTGTATTGTCTCTGGACAAGATTGCCAAGCGCGAGTGCAAGGTCCTGGTGGTGGAACCCGTCAAGTAG